The Ammospiza caudacuta isolate bAmmCau1 chromosome 22, bAmmCau1.pri, whole genome shotgun sequence genomic sequence cagatttttcatgaaaaaaattatatttccatGCTATTATATTCCATATGatattatttttcatatatttccaagataaaaagaatattttcattatgtGCCAGCTGAAGGCTTAGGGGGTGCTTGTGAAGGTTTCCGTGATCGTCATTATGCAGAACTGGGAATGCAAATGAGCTTTATTAGtgttatatatttaaattaattaaataagaccattatgggggttttttgcagCATTTTCGAGGCAGGAAGAACCGCTGCTACAAGCTGGCAGTGAGGAGCGTCCGCAGGGCTTTCGTGAAGTCCACCAAGGCCAGGAGGGAGAAGAAGAGATTCCTCAGAGCGGTAAAGAGCAAAGTGTTGGGTGGAAACATCAAAATGGGAGCCAGGCAGGAGTGAAACAGCTGCTTTTCTTACTCTGGGGgggtttatttaaaaaaaatgagtgaaaagTTGGAGTTTAAAGCAACATtttcttgtgggtcccttccagctcaggatattccatgaaaatattataatttatatttatatttatatttaataagtGTGGGCAGACAAGGGTTTATTTTAGAGTGTTTTATCATGCAATATATTGTTTTTTACAACTTCAGCTCTGGATCACAAGGATTGAGGCAGCTTCCCTTGAACATGGTTTGAAGTACCCAGCCTTCATAAGCAACCTAGCCAAGGTAAGGATGTGGTTTGGAGGATAATTATTTACTAATTAGAGAGATGAAAGGCTTGTGAAAGCAGTTCCATCCACTTCAGGAACTAAGTTCTGCCCTAAACtatttctcttcccttttaTCCTGGTGAACATTGTGGCTTTACCTCATGTTCTGTCCCCAAAACTTAggaatgggatttttaaaatgcttttttgtgAGCATTCAGtgacagctgcttttccttttacttcaagaaatttaaaaatacaaaacttgTGTTagcaaaaacctcaaaaacctaagaaatccttatttttttcattataattGTGATTTGGTGAGTGTGGAGAATGCAGAAACTTGGTGCCATTGtcccttgtttttaaaacaatttgtttcagtttgctgattctgttttaattttttttttttttgagctgaaATGGATGCTATGGATTAACCTGGCCTTGAGGCAGAATTAGAgatttttcttcacttcttGGTTTCTACCAGAAAAACTTTAGAGAAAgtcaggaaataatttttacatgGTAGGTTAATGAGACATCCATGGCCAGGGAGTGTCTGACAGTCTTAAACAGCTCCAAATTGCACAGGGTAGAAAAAAGTTAATCTGCTTTAAGACCTCAGGTCTTAAGCCTTAAGAGTGTTTAATCATACTTAATGAAGGGTGTTTATATAAACAGTAAAGAGTGTTCATTATATTTAATAAAGGGTGTTCATTATAtttaatacatttaattttatttaataataaaattttactatatttaataaaatctatttaaattaaatatatttaaaactaAGCATTGCAGTGTTGCTCCTAAAAATCACAGTCCTTAACCAACaattttttcttgcctttaGTCCCAGGTGGAGCTGAACAGGAAAGTTTTGGCTGACTTGGCTATTTATGAGCCAAAGACATTCAAATCCCTGGCAGCTTTAGCCCAGAGGAGGAGACAGGAAGGGttcctggctgccctgggagatGGAAAAGAACCTGAGGGGATATTTTCACGAATTGTGCACCACTCCTATTGATGTcagagcctgtgtgtgtgttttagaAGCAGGGGTTTGATTGTGATGCAAACCTGTCGTGGGACTGCtgctgaaaaatggaaaatgtggaaCAAATCCTCTGAGGATCATGTGGGTGTGAAGCTTCTCCTTGATGGCTTTTCCCCTGTGTTGTTGTCACTGAAACCCGTTAAATTAAAAGCACACTTCTAGATTAGCAGTCAGGCCACACAGTGGCTTAATAAaggtattttctttttggtaaCTGCTagtagaaaataaatttgatttGTGTGGTGAATTCTGAATGGAGAGAACACTGGGATGGGAGGGAATGTTGACCCTCACAGGTGGAGCCTGGGAGTTAAGGATACGCATAGTTTGTACTTTAAAGATTTaataaagagatttttattGAAAACTGCTATGGGGAAACAATTTGTGTTAATTTTGGCACTTCAGTGGGAAAATACAGctgggggatggagggagggcaAGATGTCAACcctcacacacagcccctgtgttAAGGACACATATAAGAACTTATAAAGGTAGTTTTAAGAACTTTATAAGAACttataaagataattttttgtAATTGCTGTGGAGAAACAATTTTTGTGGTGAGTTCTGGCACTGCACAGCAAAAAACCAGCCTAGAGTGTGAGGGAGATGTCAGCTCTCAGACACGAACCCCGACAACCCTCAGGTGAAGGACAAACATAACCTATTCTGTTAAGGACTTAATATTAAACATATTTTTGGTACAACATTTTGTTGGCAACTGCTACGGGGAAACAATTTTTGTGGTGAAATTCTAGCATGGGGAAAACCCAACCGTGGTGCGGAGCGGCATGTCGGCCCTCTCATACTAACCTCGGCGGGCCCCACGTTAAGGACACACATTGTGTGTTTTTTTAGGGAATTAACAGAGATATTTAACACGGTGAGCGCATAGTGTGTTTTTTTTAGGGATTTAATAAAGATATTTAACTCGGTGAGCACATAGTGTGGTGCTTTAGGAagttaacaaaaatatttaactgGGTGAGCGCATAGTGTGGTTTTTTACGGAGTTAACGGAGATATTTAATTGGGTAAGAGCAtagtgtgtttttttttacGGAGTTAACGGAGATACTTAACTCGGTGAGGGCATAGAGTGGTTTTTTAGGGAGTTAACAAAGATATTTAGCTCGGTGACCGCTCAATTCCAGCCCCCTCACGCCCGTCCCCGCACGGCCCCGGCTCTGAGggcgccgcggccccgccctgTCCGGATTCCCGGCCGCTGCGTCACCCCGCCGCGCGCGGCCCGGGCGGCGTCCTGCGTCACGGCTTCTCAGCCAATcagcggccgcggccccgccgcgctccgccaATCGGCGTCGGGCGGATGCTGGTGGGGGAAGGAGACGGAGCGCGGAGCCAgcgaggcggcggcggcacaaaatggcggcggcggcaggcggcggccccgcgggcCCTCAGGCGGCCGGCGCGGCTCCCGCCCCGGTACCGGGTCCCGGCGCGGTGCTGATCGGCGACCGGCTGTATTCGGGCGTGCTGATTACGCTGGAGAACTGCCTACTGCCCGAGCACACGCTGCGCTTCACGCCTTCCATGAGCAGCGGCCTAGACCCGGACACCGAGACCGAGCTGCGCGTCACCGGCTGCGAGCTCATCCAGGCGGCCGGGATCCTGCTGCGGCTGCCGCAGGTGGGGCCGGGCGCGGGCAGGGATGGGGCCAGGACTCAGCAGGGCTAGGCTGGGCTCTTCTTTGTGCGATCTCCCGGTTACCGGGCGGGCAGGCCCCGGGGGCGCCGCGCAGTTACCGGCCGGGCAGGCCGCGGGGCCGCCCGGTGTGCGGGGCTCGTTCGGGGCCGCCCGGTGCTCGGGGCTCGTTCCGGGCCGTTCGGAGCCGCTGGCTGCCGGATGCGGTGATGTcagcgccgcccccgccgcctcCGCGTGGCGATTGTGCAAAGACGGATTGGATTTCCTAcggctcctctgcagccccgGTGACCTCGGCGAGGTTTTTGTTTCCACGGAGAATTTCAGCCCAAACAGCCTCGCTGCTCTCTGAGAGTAAAACTTTCCGAGCCTTAGCGTAATCAAATGTATGCAAATCATGACGCGATTAGAGTGCTCCTCACTTTCCACGCccaaaaagcaaatatttttctgacGTACTTTCATAACTTTgaattttatttggttttcagaattttcttgttttttattattaatttaatagTTTAGAGCGTATTTCCacatattttataaaagaaaattaggatTTGCCGTCTGTATTTGACTTGTAGGCGGCATTTAAAGCATTGATAACATTTGGGCAATTTAATTACTTTAGTAATTAAACTTAAATACCATTAAACTTCCTCCTATGCTTAGTTAATCTTCTGGGTCTTAAATCTATTAAATTTTCTCCTTGGAAGTGGCAGTTTTGTTCATGGCTGTTGTGATTATCTCATTTTTAGGTGGCTATGGCTACGGGACAGGTGCTATTCCAGCGTTTCTTTTACACCAAGTCTTTTGTGAAGCATTCCATGGAGGTAAGAAGGCATTAAATGACATTTGTTGCCATATTTGACTTCTGATCTCTCTTGGCAAGCTGTTATCTGAGTGTGATCAGTGTTAGGAACTTGTCTGGAGTTTATAGAGAAATATGATTTTACAAAGCTATTTAATTGTGATTTTTGCCAAGTATTTgatattttcttggttttttccctcattATCCATCCTTAAACTGTTGTAGGAGCTCAGTTCCTGAACTAGAAatgaaatatagaaaatattctattttgTGCTTGTTTTTCAGCATGTTTCCATGGCCTGTGTCCATCTGGCATCCAAAATTGAGGAAGCCCCCAGACGCATTCGGGATGTGATCAATGTGTTCCATCGCCTCAGACACCTGAGGGAGAAAAAGTAAGCTGAGATTTCTGAATTATCTGAGTTATCTCTGTTGTATTTAAGTTATTAAGCTTATTATTAACTATTATTATGATGCTATTATTAAACAATATAATCATTCCCTGTTTCATAAATCAGGGAATATTTCAGAGTGATCTCATGAAGTGAGCTGACCTGGTTTAATAAATCAATGTTTTGATGATctaaataatgatttttattattatttttacacaATTCAACCTGAGTTTTCCTAAGGATTAAGATGATAATTTTTTGAGTTTGACCTTGTCTTGCAGAAAACCTGTGCCTCTAATATTGGATCAGGAATATGTGAACTTGAAGAATCAAATAATTAAGGCAGAAAGAAGAGTGTTGAAGGAGTTGGGATTTTGTGTTCATGTGAAGCACCCTCATAAGGTTTGTATTTTCTAAATTCACTCCATAACCAAGGTTTTGTGTTCTGTAAACCTCTGAGGAGGCTGCCTGGAAGCTCTGTGGACTGCACATGATGATCAGTGAACTCAGTGAGATTTAGTTTCTTACCATCctgatgttttctttctcatttaaGAGACTCTTACTAATTGCTCTCGTATCACTGCTGGGTGACGGCGAGGTGGCTGCAGGTGCTCATTATTCCTGGAAGGCAAATTGGATCAGTAGGTAGCTGTGGTGGTAGAAAACATCACCTCAGTTTAGATTCCCCCAAGCAGGGAACAATTTGGAGGCCTGGGGTTGTCCTGGTCACTCGTGCTGAGGTATTAAAGATCTCTGAGCCAGTTTGGAGTGTGTTAAAGCCACGCTCAGGCTTGGCTAGAACTGAGGCAAGGCTCAAATAAAAGTAACAAGTGTCAGAGTGGATGATACTTGGAAGATACAATTGCCTCAAATGTTTAAATTGTGCTTTAGCTGGTAAAAGAACTTTGATTTTTGTGCCAGCACAATTGGGGATCTTGGTCTTCTCTGCTCTAAAAACCTCCTGTTCAGAGCTGCCTTCTGAGCTTCTTGACATTCAGAATTTCCTGTTGTCACCCACCCCAGAGGGCAGCTGTAGCTTGTTAATGGGGTGAATTCTGCCATTAtccttcctctctgcagccttGTTTTCCTTCCAAACTTGAGGAAAACCCCTCAGAGCTGAACAAACCCTGGCACAGTGTTAGATCTGTTCTCTGCAAGCACTGCCAGCTTCCCTCACTGCTGATTGCACCAGCTAAAAAAGGATTTGTGAGGTTTGTAGGAGAACAAAATCAACCCACAAAATCCCTAAATCAAAATGCCTAAATGAAAATCCATCCACAAAATCCCTGAATCAAAATCCATCACAGAATACCCGAACCAAACCCAGGTGGAGACAAGGCCAGGACAGAAGGGCTCAGAAGGTCAGAGCTGGTGTGGATAAACACTGGGGATGGTGCAAACTCTTGATGTGTGGAGTGCTTTAGGCCTTGAAAGAGGATCACAGATGCCTCATGGATGTccctctgcagtgagcaggtGGCTCTCCAGATGCTGGTTAATAACTCAATGACCCATATCTTCCAGATAATCGTTATGTACCTTCAGGTATTAGAATGTGAACGTAACCAACACCTGGTCCAGACCTCATGGTAAGTTGATTTTCTTTGTTCTAAGAGACCAGAAGGGGCAGTAGCAGAAATATGTCACTTGAGGCACTGGGCAGGATTGCTCAGCAGTGCTTGGGGCCACCCCAGACAGCTCCACTGTCCTTGGTGTGCCCCAAACTTCCCAAAAGTTGAGCGGCCTCTTAAGTTGGAGGCAGTGTTTTAATGGTAAGGTAGCTTTCCACCCTGACTCCTCActtccctcc encodes the following:
- the MRPL20 gene encoding large ribosomal subunit protein bL20m; this encodes MVVLSAARWLRSRLSDRFWRVQEVLKYARHFRGRKNRCYKLAVRSVRRAFVKSTKARREKKRFLRALWITRIEAASLEHGLKYPAFISNLAKSQVELNRKVLADLAIYEPKTFKSLAALAQRRRQEGFLAALGDGKEPEGIFSRIVHHSY